In one Drosophila pseudoobscura strain MV-25-SWS-2005 chromosome X, UCI_Dpse_MV25, whole genome shotgun sequence genomic region, the following are encoded:
- the bin gene encoding forkhead box protein biniou produces the protein MIKSEEVSDLNGRSAMSVDQLGGSYYHPHPFTHPHPHHSHPASHSVHLYRTSNLLPPGGGYQTGMGGGGESPTDMIDEKPNIEYMDRKCYMDASGMATPTSQHYSLNALHSMGTPPASSSPIPPYGALMTAQSHSAGSMSPNSSSKTPTDQDMQYVSSSSVKAPPLQMQLQPMNHQYTSTIKYCSNNTILSANDYQLLTSHEVDPQPQLQHHHPQQHQQHHEHHEHQEHHEHHEHHEHHEHHEHHEHHEHHEQHSPPGSAYMPISASPTQVITNAHGMSVPNYSSASSSPAKSLNGSDSLPPAPASSQSSQGKSGGLKAQDITSPDTTKKSGTRRPEKPAMSYINMIGHAIKESPSGKLTLSEIYGYLQKSYEFFNGPYVGWKNSVRHNLSLNECFKKLPKGMGVGKPGKGNYWTIDENSAHLFEDEGSLRRRPRGYRSKIKVKSHAGLANGFYAGSYGDAGMDNANFYASPAYASYDYSPGPNGVSPAGAQGFGDAWNVHAAHSRSPGVGIGGLPQYSNISCLTGGNNLNGSSTPPMAHPALGMGSGPGSSPAGSVVPALQSDYAPAASLVAAGYSYATSVNRLDNDFRSLSLQQLPGLSTIQHAQAQAHAQAHAQAQAQAQAQAQAQAQAQAQAQAQAQHHHQNHHDHGSMIDR, from the exons ATGATAAAAAGTGAAGAAGTTTCTGATCTGAATGGCCGCTCGGCCATGAGTGTGGACCAGCTGGGGGGTTCCTACTACCATCCGCATCCATTCACCCACCCACATCCGCATCATTCGCATCCTGCCAGCCATTCCGTGCATCTGTATCGCACGAGCAATCTGCTCCCTCCTGGCGGTGGCTATCAGACTGGAATGGGCGGGGGTGGTGAGTCGCCCACTGATATGATCGATGAGAAGCCCAATATCGAGTACATGGATCGCAAGTGCTATATGGATGCCAGTGGCATGGCCACGCCCACCTCACAGCACTACAGCCTGAATGCTCTGCATAGCATGGGAACGCCGCCGGCTTCGTCGAGTCCCATTCCACCATACGGCGCGCTGATGACGGCCCAATCCCATTCGGCGGGCTCCATGTCGCCGAATTCCAGCTCGAAGACGCCCACGGATCAGGACATGCAGTACGTGAGCTCCTCGTCGGTGAAGGCACCACCGCTGCAAATGCAACTGCAGCCGATGAACCACCAGTACACATCGACCATTAAGTACTGCTCGAACAATACAATCCTCAGTGCTAATGATTACCAGCTGCTGACCAGCCACGAGGTggatccacagccacagttgCAGCATCACCAtccgcagcagcatcagcagcaccatgAGCATCATGAGCATCAGGAGCATCATGAGCATCATGAGCATCATGAGCATCATGAGCATCATGAGCATCACGAGCATCATGAGCATCACGAGCAGCACTCACCCCCAGGTAGTGCCTATATGCCAATCTCTGCCTCGCCCACGCAGGTCATCACCAATGCCCATGGAATGTCCGTTCCGAATTACTCCAGCGCCAGCTCCTCGCCTGCCAAGTCCCTCAATGGCTCTGATTCCttgccaccagcaccagcctcCAGTCAGAGCTCCCAGGGCAAGTCGGGTGGTTTGAAGGCCCAAGATATTACCAGTCCAGATACAACTAAAAAGTCCGGAACTCGGCGTCCGGAAAAACCCGCTATGAGTTACATCAATATGATTGGACACGCCATCAAGGAGTCGCCCTCGGGAAAGCTCACACTCTCGGAGATTTATGGGTATTTGCAGAAGAG CTACGAGTTCTTCAACGGGCCATATGTCGGATGGAAGAACTCGGTGCGTCATAATCTCAGCCTGAACGAGTGCTTCAAGAAGCTGCCCAAGGGCATGGGTGTTGGAAAGCCAGGCAAAGGCAACTACTGGACAATCGACGAAAACTCGGCGCACTTGTTCGAGGATGAGGGAAGCCTGAGGCGTCGTCCGCGTGGATATCGCTCTAAGATCAAGGTCAAGTCGCATGCAGGTCTTGCGAATGGCTTTTACGCTGGCAGTTATGGAGATGCGGGAATG GACAATGCCAACTTCTATGCCTCTCCTGCTTATGCCAGCTATGATTACAGTCCTGGACCGAATGGCGTCTCCCCGGCTGGCGCTCAGGGTTTCGGGGATGCCTGGAATGTTCATGCCGCTCACAGTAGATCCCCGGGTGTGGGCATTGGCGGTCTGCCCCAGTACTCAAACATCTCTTGCTTGACAGGAGGCAATAATTTGAATGGATCTTCCACCCCGCCGATGGCCCACCCTGCCCTGGGTATGGGCTCCGGCCCAGGCTCCTCTCCAGCTGGATCTGTGGTGCCGGCGCTTCAAAGTGATTATGCGCCAGCCGCCAGTCTCGTGGCTGCGGGCTATTCCTATGCAACAAGTGTCAATCGCTTGGATAACG ATTTCCGCTCCTTATCGCTGCAGCAGCTTCCCGGCCTGTCCACCATCCAGCACGCTCAGGCCCAAGCCCATGCGCAGGCCCATgcgcaggcacaggcacaggcgcaggcacaggcgcaggcacaggcgcaggcacaggcgcaggcacaggcgcaggcgcagcacCACCATCAGAACCATCATGATCATGGATCCATGATCGATCGATAG